A single Halarcobacter anaerophilus DNA region contains:
- a CDS encoding amino acid ABC transporter ATP-binding protein: MDNNIISMDKIEKFYDDFHVLKGINFYVKRGEIVVVCGPSGSGKSTLIRCINGLEKIDSGDIIVDGINCKSEKDLQKIRGEVGMVFQHFNLFPHLTILENITLAPGLVKKVKKEEAKKIAMELLKKVKLEHKADAYPADLSGGQKQRVAIARSLAMKPKVILFDEPTSALDPETIGDVLSVMKDLAYEKYTIVCVTHEMGFAKEVGDRIIFMDNGVIVEENTPEEFFAHPKSQRAQNFLKEILTH; this comes from the coding sequence ATGGATAACAATATTATAAGTATGGATAAAATTGAGAAATTTTATGATGATTTCCATGTTTTAAAAGGTATAAACTTTTATGTAAAAAGAGGTGAAATAGTAGTTGTCTGCGGTCCTTCAGGTTCTGGAAAATCTACTTTGATAAGATGTATTAACGGTTTGGAAAAAATTGACAGCGGAGATATTATAGTAGATGGAATAAACTGTAAAAGTGAGAAAGATCTACAAAAAATAAGAGGTGAAGTAGGAATGGTATTTCAACACTTTAATCTTTTCCCTCACTTAACAATATTGGAAAATATAACTTTAGCTCCGGGACTTGTAAAAAAAGTAAAAAAAGAGGAAGCTAAAAAGATAGCTATGGAACTTCTTAAAAAAGTGAAGTTAGAACACAAAGCAGATGCTTATCCTGCTGATTTAAGCGGAGGACAAAAACAAAGAGTTGCAATTGCCAGAAGTCTGGCAATGAAACCCAAAGTTATCCTTTTTGATGAACCCACTTCCGCACTTGATCCAGAAACTATCGGAGATGTGCTTTCCGTGATGAAAGATCTGGCTTATGAAAAATATACAATCGTTTGCGTAACTCATGAAATGGGGTTTGCAAAAGAGGTTGGAGACAGAATTATATTTATGGATAACGGAGTTATTGTTGAAGAAAATACTCCCGAAGAGTTTTTTGCCCATCCTAAAAGTCAAAGAGCTCAAAACTTTTTAAAAGAAATTTTAACACATTAA